From the genome of Glycine max cultivar Williams 82 chromosome 2, Glycine_max_v4.0, whole genome shotgun sequence, one region includes:
- the LOC102661960 gene encoding protein MAIN-LIKE 1-like has translation MRVVDVVSLHFRMCNASKELRQRVAITAEHDEPVVLVIEAVGALVEAVVYADEPMVGGDVHDTRADTPTNIGAQAAEDEPEGFLGGPSDLSMLTEYADHVADSVWTREERPELKLSSHGRKVHSLGRPVPAIEGLVVGTGLSPLIMCLVDTGDRGLLSLFVERWHRETSSFHLPMGEVMITLDNISSLLHLPVVGDLHAFQPLHVDDAVQMLVDLLMVFVEAARAETGQCHGPYIRLQWSATNVHVVFLEALRDLSQTGRYAWGVAVLCWIYEHFPSVAESTADPDYDEDSPRACRCIATKKIPDVCWIPYGEHRLVWDFHMISCYSNLLRWGPVAVYYRPERVMR, from the exons atGCGGGTAGTTGATGTTGTGAGCTTGCACTTTAGGATGTGCAATGCTAGTAAAGAATTGCG GCAGAGAGTGGCTATCACAGCTGAGCACGATGAGCCAGTGGTCCTTGTGATAGAGGCTGTTGGAGCTTTGGTTGAGGCTGTCGTATATGCGGATGAGCCGATGGTAGGAGGTGATGTACATGACACTAGGGCAGACACTCCTACAAACATAGGCGCACAGGCTGCTGAGGATGAGCCTGAGGGATTTCTGGGTGGTCCGAGCGACCTATCCATGCTGACCGAGTATGCGGATCATGTTGCAGACAGTGTATGGACGAgagag gagcgGCCTGAGTTGAAGCTATCCtctcatgggaggaaggtgcATAGTTTAGGTAGGCCTGTCCCTGCCATTGAGGGGCTAGTTGTTGGGACAGGACTAAGTCCTCTGATCATGTGTTTGGTAGACACTGGCGATCGGGGACTTTTGTCTTTGTTTGTCGAGCGGTGGCACCGGGAGACGTCTAGTTTCCATCTCCCTATGGGAGAGGTGATGATCACGCtggacaacatctcatctcTTCTGCATCTGCCCGTGGTTGGTGACTTGCATGCCTTTCAGCCCTTGCATGTGGATGATGCGGTACAGATGCTGGTGGACTTATTGATGGTCTTTGTAGAGGCTGCCAGGGCTGAGACAGGGCAATGTCATGGACCATACATACGCCTGCAATGG agtgcaaccaatgTTCATGTTGTGTTTTTGGAGGCCCTTCGTGACCTTAGTCAGACCGGGAGGTACGCTTGGGGAGTAGCTGTGCTG TGCTGGATATACGAGCACTTTCCCTCAGTTGCGGAGTCCACTGCTGATCCGGACTATGACGAGGATTCACCGCGTGCCTGTAGGTGCATTGCTACGAAGAAGATTCCAGATGTTTGTTGGATCCCATATGGGGAGCACCGACTGGTTTGGGACTTCCATATGATTTCATGTTATTCCAATCTCTTGCGTTGGGGGCCTGTTGCTGTGTATTACCGACCAGAGAGGGTCATGCGGTAG